From Apium graveolens cultivar Ventura chromosome 9, ASM990537v1, whole genome shotgun sequence, the proteins below share one genomic window:
- the LOC141687259 gene encoding uncharacterized protein LOC141687259 gives MNQDGPWSCNEELYSDFHKEKDSGEFTLYTESGAGSKLPLYLSELALGDYETKRDSISEYTLKQDEKHDFHSLNVLKTMKSVKAKGTTYLITFEACLHDYKNRNPQTFQTKIFMTHPYLPTLKIDIRFVRTKPN, from the exons ATGAATCAAGATGGGCCATGGAGTTGCAACGAGGAACTATACAGTGATTTCCATAAGGAAAAAGACAGCGGAGAATTTACTCTCTACACA GAATCAGGGGCTGGATCCAAACTGCCCCTTTACCTCTCAGAGTTGGCTCTGGGAGACTATGAAACGAAGCGG GATTCAATCAGCGAATATACCCTGAAACAG GATGAGAAGCATGACTTTCATTCACTGAATGTTCTCAAGACAATGAAATCTGTCAAGGCGAAGGGTACAACTTACCTTATCACTTTCGAAGCCTGCTTGCATGACTACAAGAACAGGAATCCTCAAACCTTCCAAACAAAAATATTTATGACTCACCCTTATCTGCCTACTTTAAAGATCGATATTAGGTTTGTTCGGACCAAGCCTAACTGA
- the LOC141685311 gene encoding LOW QUALITY PROTEIN: protein IQ-DOMAIN 22-like (The sequence of the model RefSeq protein was modified relative to this genomic sequence to represent the inferred CDS: inserted 1 base in 1 codon): protein MGKATKWFRNLLGLKKPDTASPTSHHQPXPPKRRWSFVRSTTSHHRAPSHSNNSHAPPHLFHANNESDQHHAIAVAQATAAVANAAVTAAQRAAEVVKLTSGGDKLFLGHEYWAAVTIQSHFRGYLSRRALRALKGLVKLQALVRGHIVRKQDTERLLQMQAALRARTRARVLRAQIHETSQSAIKLSHLNHPGPATPEKSEHAIRRSTKHDQSVMLKRNGSRSTFRVGPDKEKYNYHYSMDEGSWDRVYSTRSGSMDEGKSDKILEIDSGKFHATPKRRNLFHSSLYPSASDPNSHSFTTSKDSAFHQAVLSPSSGEVQSLTPYKYTNDVDEDSFCTAETSPRFVSSKGGSFTKSGPFTPTRSDASRSCLSGYSELYPNYMSYTESSKAKVRSLSAPRQRTQLDKSHTAKRLSLHNVYGDMRSSSTQRIPSALHSNFASKAYPGSGRLDRLGMPLGGDGIGFSGGLLNKY, encoded by the exons ATGGGCAAAGCAACAAAATGGTTTCGAAACCTCCTTGGCCTGAAAAAACCCGACACCGCATCTCCGACCAGCCACCACCAAC CACCACCAAAACGCCGGTGGAGCTTTGTCAGGTCCACCACCTCACACCACCGCGCTCCTTCTCATTCTAACAACTCTCATGCTCCACCTCATCTGTTTCATGCAAATAATGAAAGTGATCAGCACCATGCCATTGCTGTTGCTCAGGCCACTGCTGCTGTTGCTAACGCCGCCGTCACTGCCGCTCAACGTGCTGCTGAGGTGGTGAAACTTACTAGCGGTGGTGATAAGTTGTTTTTGGGTCATGAGTACTGGGCTGCTGTCACTATTCAGTCGCATTTTCGGGGGTATTTG TCAAGGAGGGCTTTGAGGGCATTGAAAGGGTTGGTGAAACTTCAAGCTCTGGTCAGGGGACACATTGTGAGAAAGCAAGATACAGAGAGGCTATTGCAGATGCAGGCTGCATTGCGGGCACGAACAAGAGCTCGTGTGTTGCGGGCCCAAATTCATGAAACTTCGCAATCAGCCATcaagctctctcacctgaatcACCCA GGCCCTGCAACTCCTGAAAAATCTGAACATGCTATACGTAGGAGTACGAAGCATGATCAATCAGTTATGCTGAAG AGAAATGGATCAAGATCAACTTTCAGGGTTGGACCTGATAAAGAAAAATATAACTATCACTACAGTATGGATGAAGGATCATGGGACCGAGTTTATTCTACTAGGAGTGGATCGATGGATGAGGGAAAGAGTGACAAGATCCTTGAAATAGATTCTGGGAAATTTCACGCAACACCTAAAAGGAGAAACCTTTTTCACTCGTCTCTTTACCCATCAGCTTCTGATCCAAACAGTCACAGCTTCACCACATCAAAAGACTCTGCTTTCCACCAAGCAGTACTTAGTCCATCTTCAGGTGAAGTTCAGTCATTGACCCCTTACAAGTATACAAATGATGTCGATGAAGATTCTTTCTGCACTGCTGAAACTAGCCCAAGGTTTGTTTCATCAAAAGGTGGTAGTTTCACGAAAAGCGGACCATTTACACCCACCAGGAGTGATGCCTCAAGAAGCTGCCTAAGCGGCTACTCTGAATTATACCCGAATTACATGTCATATACAGAATCGTCAAAGGCTAAGGTAAGGTCTCTCAGTGCTCCTCGGCAAAGGACTCAGCTGGATAAATCCCACACAGCAAAGAGGCTCTCCCTTCATAATGTATACGGTGACATGAGATCATCAAGCACACAACGGATTCCATCAGCATTGCATTCCAACTTCGCCAGCAAAGCTTACCCTGGATCTGGCAGGCTTGACAGGCTCGGAATGCCCTTGGGTGGTGATGGGATAGGGTTTAGTGGTGGCCTTTTAAACAAATACTAG